In the Eremothecium cymbalariae DBVPG#7215 chromosome 7, complete sequence genome, one interval contains:
- a CDS encoding CTP synthase (similar to Ashbya gossypii AGL320C), protein MKYVVVSGGVISGIGKGVLASSTGMLLKTLGLKVTSIKIDPYMNLDAGTMSPLEHGECFVLNDGGETDLDLGNYERYLGVTLTKDHNITTGKVYSHVIAKERRGDYLGKTVQVVPHLTNAIQDWIERVSRIPVDDSAMEPDVCIIELGGTVGDIESAPFVEALRQFQFRVGRENFALIHVSLVPVIHGEQKTKPTQAAIKDLRSLGLTPDMIACRCSETLDKPTIEKIAMFCHVGPEQVVNVHDVASTYHVPLLLLEQRMIDYLAERLKLSDISLNVEDKQRGDKLLARWRRLTTSIDESFETVKIALVGKYINLKDSYLSVIKALEHSSMRCQKKLEIVWVDASYLEPQANEADKQHFHKAWKDVSSADGILVPGGFGTRGTEGMISAAKWARENNVPYLGVCLGLQIATIEFVRNVLNIEGATSSEFYPETPEDKQVVVYMPEIDKENMGGTMRLGLRPTTFQHDTEWSKIRKLYGNAATVEERHRHRYEINPKLIPELEKKGLMFVGRDDTGQRCEIFELKNHPYYVATQYHPEYMSKVLDPSQPFLGLVAASAGVLQDFLAEESIRAAQVKADF, encoded by the coding sequence ATGAAATACGTTGTTGTATCCGGAGGTGTGATTTCTGGTATTGGTAAAGGGGTTTTGGCATCGTCCACTGGTATGCTTCTTAAGACCTTAGGTCTTAAGGTGACTTCTATTAAGATCGACCCGTATATGAATTTAGACGCGGGTACTATGTCACCATTGGAACATGGGGAATGCTTTGTGTTGAACGACGGTGGAGAGACTGATCTTGATCTAGGAAACTACGAGCGTTATTTGGGAGTCACGTTGACCAAAGATCACAACATCACGACTGGTAAGGTGTATTCGCATGTTATTGCAAAGGAGAGAAGGGGCGATTACTTGGGCAAGACGGTTCAAGTTGTGCCCCATTTGACGAACGCGATTCAGGATTGGATTGAGCGCGTTTCGAGGATTCCTGTAGATGACTCTGCTATGGAGCCGGATGTTTGTATTATTGAGCTTGGTGGTACGGTTGGTGACATTGAATCCGCACCATTTGTGGAGGCGCTCAGACAGTTTCAGTTCCGGGTTGGAAGAGAGAACTTTGCATTGATTCATGTGTCCTTGGTTCCTGTTATTCATGGTGAACAGAAGACCAAGCCTACTCAAGCAGCAATCAAGGATTTACGTTCTCTTGGGTTGACGCCAGATATGATTGCTTGTCGTTGTTCGGAGACTTTGGACAAGCCAACTATTGAAAAGATTGCAATGTTCTGTCATGTTGGACCTGAACAAGTTGTGAACGTCCATGACGTCGCTTCGACTTACCATGTGCCATTGCTATTACTAGAACAGAGGATGATTGACTATTTGGCTGAGAGATTAAAGTTATCTGACATCTCTTTGAATGTGGAAGACAAACAGCGTGGTGACAAATTGTTAGCGCGTTGGAGGCGTTTGACCACTTCAATTGatgaatcttttgaaacaGTCAAGATAGCCCTTGTGGGTAAGTACATAAACCTGAAGGACTCCTATTTATCAGTCATCAAGGCTTTGGAACACTCTTCTATGAGATGTCAGAAGAAGTTAGAAATTGTCTGGGTCGACGCGTCGTACCTAGAACCGCAAGCCAATGAAGCTGATAAACAGCACTTCCATAAGGCGTGGAAGGATGTGTCTTCGGCGGACGGCATCTTAGTTCCTGGGGGATTCGGTACTAGAGGAACAGAAGGTATGATATCAGCTGCAAAATGGGCTCGTGAGAATAACGTCCCATATCTGGGAGTTTGTCTGGGCCTTCAAATCGCTACCATTGAATTTGTAAGAAACGTATTGAACATCGAAGGCGCCACATCGTCTGAGTTCTACCCAGAAACCCCAGAAGACAAACAAGTTGTGGTTTACATGCCTGAGattgataaagaaaacatGGGAGGTACCATGAGACTTGGCTTAAGGCCAACTACTTTCCAACACGATACAGAATGGTCAAAGATCAGAAAACTATATGGTAATGCAGCCACTGTGGAGGAAAGGCATCGTCACCGTTATGAAATTAACCCCAAGCTCATTCCAGAACTGGAAAAGAAGGGTCTGATGTTTGTCGGTAGAGATGACACCGGGCAGAGATGCGAGATATTTGAGCTGAAAAACCACCCATATTATGTTGCTACCCAATACCACCCAGAATATATGTCTAAAGTGTTAGATCCTTCTCAACCTTTCTTAGGTCTAGTCGCCGCCTCTGCAGGCGTGCTCCAAGACTTTTTAGCAGAAGAGAGCATCCGAGCAGCACAGGTCAAAGCTGACTTCTAG
- the SOD1 gene encoding superoxide dismutase SOD1 (similar to Ashbya gossypii AGL321W), whose amino-acid sequence MVKAGTNRAVAVLKGDAGISGIVHLEQGSEQEPAKISWEVSGFEPDSDHGFHIHEFGDNTNGCTSAGPHFNPYKKTHGAPEDDARHVGDLGNIRADSNGVAKGSKMDHLVMLFGPTSVVGRSVVVHAGKDDLGKGGNEESLKTGNAGARSACGVIGVAN is encoded by the exons ATGGTCAAAGCAGGTAC GAATCGTGCAGTTGCAGTATTGAAAGGTGATGCAGGGATTTCTGGTATTGTTCATTTGGAACAGGGTTCTGAACAGGAACCAGCCAAGATTAGCTGGGAAGTGAGTGGGTTCGAACCAGATTCTGATCATGGGTTTCACATTCATGAGTTTGGTGACAACACTAACGGTTGCACTTCTGCCGGGCCGCATTTCAATCCTTATAAGAAGACACATGGTGCACCGGAGGATGATGCCAGACATGTAGGTGATTTAGGGAATATTCGGGCCGATTCCAACGGAGTAGCCAAGGGTTCGAAGATGGACCATTTGGTGATGTTATTTGGGCCTACGTCTGTTGTAGGTAGGTCTGTGGTTGTGCACGCAGGTAAGGATGACTTGGGTAAGGGGGGTAATGAGGAGTCTTTGAAGACGGGGAATGCTGGCGCTAGGTCGGCATGTGGTGTGATTGGTGTTGCTAATTGA